A part of Desulfofundulus salinus genomic DNA contains:
- a CDS encoding DUF362 domain-containing protein → MVAKVFFADMRAKHKENLLDKVEKLFERAGMRELFAPRDLVAFKVHFGERGNTGYVRPQFIRRLVNKVKELGGKPFLTDANTLYVGGRSNAVDHLQTAIENGFAYAVVDAPLIIADGLTGKDYINVPVNLKHFKEVKVGSALIHADALLVVSHFKCHELTGFGGALKNIGMGSGSRSGKQMMHSDVLPRVNPEKCEGCARCTRWCPAGAIAVSRETKKAAIDQEKCIGCGECTVTCPVEAIDINWKTEPEAIQEKIVEYAAGVLQNKKGKAGFINFVTNVSPECDCASWTDAPVVRDIGILASLDPVALDQACADLVNGEKVLPGCRLEGREVQDIFRALWPQAVWERQLTYGEEIGLGTRQYELIKI, encoded by the coding sequence CTGGTAGCTAAAGTTTTTTTTGCCGACATGCGGGCAAAACATAAAGAAAATCTTCTGGATAAGGTGGAAAAGCTCTTTGAGCGCGCGGGAATGAGAGAGCTTTTTGCTCCCAGGGACCTGGTGGCCTTTAAAGTTCATTTTGGGGAGCGGGGTAATACGGGCTATGTGCGGCCCCAGTTTATTCGCCGCCTGGTGAACAAGGTCAAAGAACTGGGTGGGAAACCCTTTCTTACCGATGCCAACACCCTTTACGTGGGCGGCCGTTCAAACGCGGTAGATCACCTGCAAACAGCCATTGAAAACGGTTTTGCCTATGCCGTGGTTGACGCTCCCCTGATCATTGCCGATGGACTTACGGGGAAGGATTACATTAATGTGCCGGTTAATTTGAAACACTTTAAAGAGGTAAAGGTTGGCAGCGCTCTTATTCATGCCGATGCCCTGCTGGTGGTGAGCCATTTTAAATGTCATGAACTCACGGGCTTTGGCGGTGCCCTGAAGAACATCGGCATGGGATCGGGTTCCCGTAGCGGCAAGCAAATGATGCACTCCGACGTACTGCCCAGGGTGAACCCTGAAAAATGTGAGGGTTGCGCCCGTTGTACCCGCTGGTGCCCGGCGGGAGCTATTGCCGTGTCCAGGGAAACTAAAAAAGCAGCGATCGATCAGGAAAAATGTATTGGCTGCGGTGAGTGTACGGTCACCTGCCCGGTGGAAGCAATAGACATTAACTGGAAAACGGAGCCGGAAGCGATCCAGGAAAAGATTGTGGAATACGCCGCCGGGGTGCTCCAGAATAAGAAGGGCAAAGCCGGGTTCATCAACTTTGTGACCAATGTTTCTCCGGAATGCGACTGTGCCAGCTGGACGGACGCTCCCGTGGTGCGGGACATTGGCATCCTGGCTTCCCTGGACCCGGTGGCCCTGGATCAGGCCTGTGCCGACCTGGTGAACGGGGAGAAGGTTTTACCCGGTTGCCGCCTGGAGGGCCGGGAAGTGCAGGACATATTCCGTGCCCTGTGGCCTCAGGCCGTGTGGGAGCGCCAGCTGACCTACGGGGAAGAAATAGGCCTTGGTACCCGGCAATACGAACTGATAAAAATTTAA
- a CDS encoding glycosyltransferase family 2 protein: protein MEKEQAVSVLVPAYNEASRIKDTVRAVLSIPEVAEVVVVDDGSTDATAEVARASGARVIRLPRNLGKGEALNRGAALCTRNVVLLIDADLGASAVEARHLLLPILKGEADMTVARFPAARRKGGFGLVKGLAMAGIRWYTGLVMESPLSGQRAMTREVLQHLMPFASGFGVEVGMTIKAARLGFRVQEVPVVMTHRETGRDLKGFLHRGKQFWHVARVLWQARNSL from the coding sequence ATGGAAAAAGAACAGGCAGTATCGGTACTGGTTCCCGCTTATAACGAGGCAAGCCGCATAAAGGATACCGTGCGGGCTGTTCTATCTATCCCCGAGGTGGCCGAGGTAGTGGTTGTTGATGACGGTTCCACCGATGCTACGGCTGAAGTAGCCCGGGCCAGTGGTGCCCGGGTAATTCGTCTTCCCCGCAACCTGGGCAAGGGGGAGGCTTTAAACCGGGGTGCGGCCCTTTGCACCCGTAACGTGGTCCTGCTCATTGATGCCGATCTGGGTGCCAGTGCCGTCGAAGCCAGGCACCTGCTTTTACCGATCCTGAAGGGAGAAGCCGATATGACGGTGGCCCGCTTTCCCGCAGCCAGGCGCAAGGGGGGATTTGGCCTGGTGAAGGGACTGGCCATGGCCGGGATCCGGTGGTATACCGGCCTGGTAATGGAATCCCCCTTATCCGGGCAGCGGGCCATGACCCGGGAAGTGCTGCAGCACCTGATGCCTTTTGCCTCCGGCTTTGGAGTAGAGGTGGGTATGACTATTAAAGCTGCCCGCCTGGGCTTCCGGGTGCAGGAAGTTCCCGTGGTCATGACCCACAGGGAGACCGGGCGGGATTTGAAAGGGTTTTTACACCGGGGAAAGCAATTCTGGCATGTAGCCCGGGTTCTCTGGCAGGCCAGAAATTCGCTATAA
- a CDS encoding thiamine pyrophosphate-dependent enzyme, whose translation MKKVFTRPRSLKDIPTHYCPGCTHGIVHRLVAEVIDELEIFDRTIGVAPVGCSVFAYNYFDCDMFQASHGRAPAVATGIKRVLPDRVVFTYQGDGDLAAIGTGEIVHAAARGEKFTVIFINNAIYAMTGGQMAPTTLLGQKTTTTPYGRDKEVNGYPVKVAEMLSVLDGTAYVARVSVHDPAHVVKAKKAIKRAFEVQLANLGFSIVEVLSACPTNWGLPPAEALKWLAENMIPYYPLGEYKKPAEVG comes from the coding sequence ATGAAAAAAGTTTTCACCAGACCCCGGTCGTTGAAGGATATTCCCACCCATTACTGTCCCGGTTGTACCCACGGTATCGTTCACCGTCTGGTAGCCGAGGTAATTGACGAGCTGGAAATTTTCGACCGTACCATCGGCGTGGCACCGGTGGGTTGTTCAGTCTTTGCTTATAATTACTTTGATTGCGATATGTTCCAGGCTTCCCACGGCCGTGCCCCGGCTGTGGCCACCGGAATCAAGCGGGTGTTGCCCGACCGGGTGGTCTTTACCTATCAGGGAGATGGTGACCTGGCGGCCATTGGGACGGGAGAAATAGTCCACGCCGCAGCCCGGGGAGAGAAATTTACGGTGATTTTTATCAATAACGCCATTTATGCCATGACCGGGGGCCAGATGGCTCCCACCACCCTGTTGGGGCAAAAGACCACCACCACTCCCTACGGGCGGGATAAGGAAGTTAACGGCTACCCGGTAAAAGTAGCGGAAATGCTCAGTGTGCTGGACGGTACGGCTTATGTGGCCCGGGTTTCCGTGCATGATCCGGCCCATGTGGTCAAGGCCAAAAAGGCCATTAAACGGGCCTTTGAAGTGCAGCTGGCCAATCTTGGCTTTTCCATTGTCGAGGTGCTGTCGGCGTGTCCCACCAACTGGGGCCTGCCTCCGGCGGAAGCCTTAAAATGGTTGGCCGAAAACATGATTCCCTACTATCCCCTGGGGGAGTACAAAAAACCTGCGGAGGTTGGTTAA
- the steA gene encoding putative cytokinetic ring protein SteA, protein MHVKGIARVDKRTKHLVKRLAAHEIAIINHPELDEVAAQSLVEARVRAVINAASSLSDRYPNPGPLILVQAGVILVDNAGEEIMDLVAEGQEVEIKDGLIFCRGRQVAAGHILTAEEIKQKMALAQQNMGTVISRFVENTLEHARHEMSLIKGEYQRPLLRTSFKGRHVLIVVRGHNYKEDLNAIKSYIDEMRPVLVGVDGGADALIEFGYQPDIIVGDMDSVSDKTLQSGAELVVHAYPDGRAPGLQRIQQLGLKAAVFAAPGTSEDIAMLLAYDGGAELIVAVGTHFCVEDFLEKGRKGMGSTFLVRLKVGSILVDAKGVSKLYRNRIKARYLAQIVLAALLPAGVVVVVSPATRELLRLLYIHFRLLLGI, encoded by the coding sequence ATGCACGTTAAGGGTATTGCCCGGGTGGACAAGCGGACCAAGCACCTTGTCAAACGTCTGGCGGCTCACGAAATTGCCATTATCAACCACCCTGAGCTTGATGAAGTCGCCGCCCAGTCTCTGGTGGAGGCGCGGGTACGGGCGGTCATTAACGCTGCTTCCTCCTTGAGCGACCGGTATCCCAACCCCGGCCCCCTGATCCTGGTCCAGGCCGGGGTGATCCTGGTTGACAATGCCGGGGAAGAAATTATGGATCTGGTGGCGGAGGGACAGGAAGTGGAAATAAAAGACGGCCTGATTTTCTGTCGTGGCCGCCAGGTGGCCGCCGGACATATCCTCACTGCCGAAGAAATAAAGCAAAAAATGGCCCTGGCCCAGCAAAACATGGGAACCGTTATTTCCCGTTTTGTGGAAAATACCCTGGAACATGCCCGGCACGAAATGAGCCTGATTAAGGGTGAGTACCAGCGGCCGCTCTTGCGCACCTCTTTTAAAGGCAGGCATGTGCTCATTGTGGTACGGGGACATAATTATAAGGAGGACTTAAATGCCATTAAATCCTACATTGACGAAATGCGCCCCGTACTGGTGGGCGTGGATGGCGGTGCCGATGCCCTGATAGAATTTGGTTACCAGCCCGACATCATAGTTGGCGATATGGATAGCGTTTCGGATAAAACTTTGCAGTCGGGGGCGGAGCTGGTGGTCCACGCTTACCCCGATGGAAGAGCTCCCGGGTTGCAACGCATTCAGCAACTGGGGTTAAAGGCAGCGGTTTTTGCCGCCCCCGGTACCAGCGAAGATATAGCCATGCTTTTAGCTTATGATGGAGGAGCAGAGTTAATTGTAGCCGTCGGTACCCATTTCTGTGTGGAGGATTTTTTAGAGAAGGGGCGGAAGGGCATGGGGAGCACCTTTTTGGTACGGTTGAAGGTCGGCTCAATTTTAGTTGATGCCAAAGGGGTCAGCAAGCTCTACCGCAATCGCATTAAAGCCAGGTACCTGGCCCAAATTGTTCTTGCTGCCCTCTTGCCTGCCGGTGTGGTGGTAGTTGTCTCCCCTGCCACCAGGGAATTGTTACGCTTGCTGTACATACACTTCCGGTTGCTGCTGGGAATTTAG
- a CDS encoding 4Fe-4S binding protein gives MAAARVTFREERCKGCELCVTFCPKGIITLAKHINSMGFHPATIEDQGKCTGCATCARMCPDLVIEVEREVARVG, from the coding sequence TTGGCTGCCGCACGAGTGACATTTAGAGAAGAACGCTGTAAGGGTTGCGAACTCTGTGTTACCTTTTGCCCGAAGGGCATAATTACCCTGGCCAAACATATCAACAGCATGGGTTTTCATCCGGCGACCATTGAAGATCAGGGTAAATGTACCGGCTGTGCCACCTGTGCCCGCATGTGTCCGGATCTGGTCATAGAAGTAGAAAGGGAGGTGGCCCGGGTTGGCTAA
- the spoIIM gene encoding stage II sporulation protein M: MLDVFRHSLRSSWPLCLLVLIIFTLGLICGALNLTFLPPVQIQELHDYMNTFIKEVRNLDLETGRVAWEAMYGKMLIMVALYLLGLTFIGIPVILALVFLKGFVLGFTVAFLNYDLAWSGLLLALACIIPQHLLYLPALFVGAVASLSFALVLLPRPSSTWSKIWGSFASYTGVMLVALTVAVGAGLVEAFLTPWLTRMVVGILE; the protein is encoded by the coding sequence TTGCTCGACGTTTTCCGTCATTCCCTGCGAAGCAGCTGGCCCCTTTGTTTGCTGGTATTAATTATCTTTACCCTGGGCCTGATTTGTGGTGCCCTTAACCTTACCTTCCTTCCCCCGGTACAGATCCAGGAACTTCACGATTATATGAATACATTCATAAAGGAGGTTCGGAATCTTGATTTGGAAACGGGCCGGGTGGCCTGGGAGGCCATGTACGGCAAAATGCTCATCATGGTTGCCCTTTACCTTTTGGGACTAACATTTATTGGTATCCCCGTGATCCTTGCTCTGGTTTTCCTGAAAGGATTTGTTCTGGGCTTTACCGTAGCTTTTCTCAATTATGACCTGGCCTGGAGTGGATTGCTTTTAGCCCTGGCCTGTATTATCCCGCAACATTTGCTTTATTTACCTGCACTGTTTGTGGGTGCGGTGGCGTCCCTTTCCTTTGCCCTCGTGCTTCTTCCCCGTCCCTCCAGTACCTGGAGCAAAATATGGGGGTCCTTTGCCAGCTACACCGGGGTGATGCTGGTTGCTCTGACCGTGGCAGTCGGGGCGGGGCTGGTAGAGGCCTTTTTGACGCCCTGGTTGACCAGAATGGTGGTCGGCATCCTGGAGTGA
- a CDS encoding copper transporter gives MRYHIASLVAVFLALGLGILVGSTMLGNDALTKQQKQLADKLMVQMEQLREKNEAVEARANALEMDNQKQKQFEKQVLPVLVRDRLTGYRLAIIETNSYGFPDDLIATLRLAGAEVESITTVLNGFYINGQDQTLQRQLGWSNLTNEQLTTRLAGEIARGLVKGKSKVLDVLVEENLIKITGNYGVPLDGVIIIGGSQDRDMVRVQTLDLPLIDTLLQYKIPVYGVEETNVLYSYMPDYQKKRITTVDNIDTIPGQVALVIALTGKPGHYGVKPTAQKLLPEMDEGGKPADGKRTGSIGTGSRL, from the coding sequence TTGCGGTATCATATTGCTTCCCTGGTAGCAGTTTTTCTTGCCCTGGGACTTGGTATACTGGTGGGCAGTACCATGCTCGGCAATGATGCCCTGACGAAACAACAAAAACAGCTGGCGGATAAACTCATGGTGCAGATGGAGCAGCTCAGGGAAAAAAATGAAGCGGTGGAAGCCCGGGCCAATGCTCTGGAGATGGATAACCAGAAACAAAAACAGTTTGAAAAGCAGGTGCTGCCGGTTTTGGTCCGTGATCGTTTGACGGGGTACCGGCTGGCTATAATTGAAACAAACAGTTATGGGTTTCCCGATGATCTAATTGCCACTTTGCGCCTGGCCGGGGCGGAAGTAGAGTCCATCACCACCGTACTTAATGGTTTTTACATAAACGGCCAGGACCAGACGCTGCAAAGGCAGTTGGGATGGAGTAACCTGACTAACGAACAATTAACCACCCGCCTGGCCGGGGAAATTGCCCGGGGACTGGTTAAAGGCAAGAGCAAGGTCCTGGATGTCCTGGTGGAAGAAAACCTGATTAAAATTACGGGGAATTATGGGGTACCCCTGGACGGAGTCATTATCATCGGTGGCAGCCAGGACCGGGATATGGTCAGGGTCCAGACACTGGATTTGCCCCTTATTGATACGCTTTTGCAGTATAAAATACCGGTCTACGGCGTGGAGGAAACCAATGTGCTTTACTCCTACATGCCGGATTACCAGAAGAAACGCATTACCACTGTTGACAATATCGACACCATTCCCGGTCAGGTGGCCCTGGTGATTGCCCTCACCGGGAAGCCGGGACATTACGGGGTCAAACCTACTGCTCAGAAGCTGCTCCCCGAAATGGACGAAGGGGGAAAACCTGCCGATGGAAAAAGAACAGGCAGTATCGGTACTGGTTCCCGCTTATAA
- the spo0A gene encoding sporulation transcription factor Spo0A: MVKKTVKVLIADDNREFCELLKEFISQQEDFQLAGIAYNGLEALEQIKQQKPDVVVLDIIMPHLDGIGVLEKLESVSPRPKVIMLTAFGQESVTQRAVELGADYYILKPFDFGVLATRIRQLADGVNVSQYISPAKTKNLDVAVTNIIHEMGVPAHIKGYHYLRDAILAVINEVNLLGAVTKELYPMIAQKYQTTPSRVERAIRHAIELAWDRGNVEMMTRFFGYTINLQRGKPTNSEFIAMVADKLRLEAKVS; the protein is encoded by the coding sequence ATGGTGAAAAAGACCGTTAAGGTGCTAATTGCTGATGATAATCGAGAGTTTTGCGAATTACTCAAGGAATTTATCAGCCAACAGGAGGACTTTCAATTAGCAGGTATTGCATATAATGGCTTAGAGGCCCTGGAGCAAATTAAACAGCAAAAACCGGATGTGGTAGTGCTGGATATCATCATGCCCCACTTAGATGGCATTGGCGTGCTTGAAAAATTGGAGAGTGTTTCGCCCCGTCCCAAGGTAATTATGCTTACGGCCTTTGGCCAGGAAAGTGTTACCCAGCGGGCAGTGGAACTTGGGGCCGACTACTATATTTTAAAACCTTTTGACTTTGGCGTACTGGCCACGCGTATCCGGCAGCTTGCCGATGGAGTAAATGTATCCCAGTACATATCCCCGGCCAAAACGAAAAACCTGGACGTGGCGGTAACAAACATCATCCATGAAATGGGCGTACCGGCCCATATTAAAGGCTATCACTATTTGCGGGATGCTATTCTGGCAGTAATTAACGAAGTCAACCTGCTGGGGGCAGTAACCAAAGAACTTTACCCCATGATTGCCCAGAAATATCAAACCACGCCCAGCCGGGTGGAAAGGGCTATCCGTCATGCCATTGAGCTGGCGTGGGACAGGGGTAATGTAGAAATGATGACGAGATTTTTTGGTTATACTATAAATCTACAAAGGGGTAAACCAACCAATTCCGAATTTATAGCCATGGTTGCGGACAAGCTAAGGCTGGAGGCCAAGGTGAGTTAG
- a CDS encoding 3-methyl-2-oxobutanoate dehydrogenase subunit VorB yields MAKILMKGNEAIGEGAVRAGCRYFFGYPITPQSELPHYLAKRLPEVGGLYLQSESETAAINMVYGAAGAGARVMTSSSGPGISLMQEGISYLAGAELPCVIVNMIRGGPGLGNIAPAQSDYFQATKGGGHGDYRVIVLAPASVQEIIDLMQVAFDLADRYRNPVMVAGDGILGQMMEPVELGEEKEIEIPPRPWAATGRMGGEKKLINSLYIVPEELEQHNLKLAQKYALISEREQRWEEYRLDGAKLVLVAFGTAARICKAVVDRCREEGLAVGLIRPITLWPFPQNAFEPVIEETERFLVVEMSLGQMVEDVRLTVNGRRPVYFYGRCGGMLPVAADVVREVKKLYGGEGQ; encoded by the coding sequence TTGGCTAAAATACTAATGAAAGGAAACGAGGCCATCGGGGAGGGTGCGGTAAGGGCCGGCTGCCGTTACTTTTTCGGTTATCCCATTACGCCCCAGAGCGAACTGCCCCACTACCTGGCCAAGCGCCTCCCGGAAGTGGGGGGACTTTACCTGCAGTCGGAAAGTGAAACGGCCGCCATTAATATGGTTTACGGTGCCGCCGGGGCGGGTGCCCGGGTGATGACTTCGTCCTCCGGTCCGGGCATCAGCCTGATGCAGGAAGGCATTTCCTACCTGGCCGGGGCTGAGTTGCCCTGTGTCATTGTAAATATGATCCGTGGTGGCCCCGGTTTGGGCAATATCGCCCCGGCCCAGTCCGACTACTTTCAGGCCACCAAAGGGGGCGGCCACGGAGATTACCGGGTAATTGTCCTGGCTCCCGCCTCGGTGCAGGAGATCATTGATTTGATGCAGGTAGCCTTTGACCTGGCCGACCGCTACCGTAACCCGGTGATGGTGGCGGGCGACGGTATCCTGGGACAAATGATGGAGCCGGTGGAACTGGGAGAAGAAAAGGAAATAGAGATTCCCCCCCGGCCCTGGGCGGCCACGGGACGCATGGGCGGGGAAAAAAAGTTGATCAACTCCCTGTACATTGTTCCCGAAGAGCTGGAGCAGCATAATCTAAAACTGGCTCAAAAATATGCCCTGATCAGCGAGCGGGAACAGCGCTGGGAGGAATACCGGCTTGACGGGGCAAAGCTGGTGCTGGTGGCCTTTGGAACTGCCGCCCGCATCTGCAAGGCAGTGGTGGACCGCTGCCGGGAAGAAGGCCTGGCGGTAGGCCTGATCCGGCCCATCACCCTGTGGCCCTTCCCCCAAAATGCTTTTGAGCCGGTAATTGAGGAAACAGAACGATTCCTGGTTGTGGAAATGAGCCTGGGACAGATGGTAGAGGATGTCCGCCTGACCGTGAATGGCCGCCGTCCCGTGTATTTTTACGGCCGTTGCGGCGGTATGCTTCCCGTGGCGGCAGATGTGGTGCGGGAAGTGAAAAAATTGTACGGGGGGGAGGGCCAGTGA
- a CDS encoding DUF3866 family protein, with the protein MIRIRTGEVVGVQARRPGLTEVLVRVEGKEERAVNYDQLTGPVKPGDAVVLNTTAVYKKLGTGGTHFIMANLANPALDVPCAGHIMKARYTPSQVKVLAVEEEEHPENQSFRAVDSLDGTPVIIASLHSMIAPAAAVIHKLTRGKARVVYLMTDGASLPLPLSRLVYELKEKGLLSATVTCGHAFGGDYEAVTVYSGLLAARGVAGADIIIAAMGPGIVGTGSTFGFTGVEQGELVNAVHILEGQPVAVPRIGFADARERHRGLSHHTRTALGRVALAPCTVPIPALALEKHALVWRQLQESGILDRHRVVVVEDNPTREALQEYGLAVTTMGRGIDEDPEFFLAAGAAGAYAAGLFLKTNAVSEGKP; encoded by the coding sequence ATGATCCGCATCCGTACTGGAGAAGTTGTGGGTGTGCAGGCCAGACGTCCGGGGCTGACCGAGGTCCTGGTCAGGGTGGAGGGGAAGGAAGAGCGGGCCGTAAACTACGATCAACTTACCGGTCCGGTCAAACCGGGGGATGCGGTGGTGCTCAACACCACCGCCGTATACAAAAAACTGGGTACCGGAGGTACCCATTTTATTATGGCCAACCTGGCCAACCCGGCGCTTGATGTCCCCTGTGCGGGGCACATTATGAAGGCCCGCTATACCCCCTCCCAGGTTAAAGTGCTGGCCGTGGAAGAGGAGGAGCATCCCGAAAACCAGTCCTTCCGGGCGGTGGATTCTCTAGACGGCACCCCGGTAATCATAGCCTCCCTGCACAGCATGATTGCCCCGGCGGCGGCCGTAATCCACAAGCTGACCCGCGGGAAGGCCCGGGTAGTGTATTTGATGACCGATGGTGCGTCCCTACCCCTTCCTTTGAGCCGCCTGGTATATGAACTAAAAGAGAAAGGGCTCCTGTCAGCCACCGTCACCTGCGGCCATGCCTTTGGCGGAGACTACGAAGCCGTCACTGTCTACAGTGGCCTTCTGGCCGCCCGGGGTGTAGCCGGGGCAGACATCATCATCGCGGCCATGGGACCGGGCATTGTCGGCACCGGCTCCACCTTTGGTTTTACCGGCGTAGAGCAGGGAGAGCTGGTGAATGCGGTACATATCCTGGAGGGACAACCGGTGGCAGTGCCGCGCATCGGCTTTGCCGATGCCCGGGAACGCCACCGGGGGTTGAGCCATCATACCCGGACTGCCCTGGGCCGGGTGGCCCTCGCCCCCTGTACCGTCCCCATTCCGGCCCTGGCTTTAGAAAAGCATGCCCTGGTTTGGCGGCAGCTCCAGGAGAGCGGCATCCTGGACAGGCACCGGGTGGTCGTGGTAGAAGACAACCCCACCCGGGAGGCGCTGCAGGAGTATGGCCTTGCCGTTACCACCATGGGGCGGGGCATAGATGAGGACCCTGAATTCTTCCTTGCCGCGGGAGCAGCTGGGGCATATGCTGCTGGGCTGTTTTTAAAAACAAATGCCGTCAGTGAAGGGAAGCCCTGA
- a CDS encoding 2-oxoacid:acceptor oxidoreductase family protein: MYEAILIAGFGGQGVLSTGQLLACAGMLEGKHVSWIPSYGPEMRGGTANCGVTISGSPISSPVVTEPTSLIVMNRPSLEKFEGSVVPGGLILINSSLIDIKATRKDVRVYYIPANGLAEELGNARVANNVILGALLELTGVVSLDAVEKSLREVLPAHRHNLIPLNRRALETGAALVRRSAAARAG, translated from the coding sequence ATGTATGAGGCAATTTTGATCGCCGGCTTTGGCGGGCAGGGGGTTCTTTCTACCGGACAACTTCTGGCCTGCGCCGGTATGCTGGAAGGGAAGCACGTGTCCTGGATTCCCTCCTACGGTCCTGAAATGCGGGGCGGTACGGCCAATTGCGGGGTAACCATTTCCGGTTCTCCCATCAGTTCCCCGGTAGTTACCGAACCTACTTCCCTGATTGTGATGAACCGCCCCTCCCTGGAAAAGTTTGAGGGGAGCGTGGTCCCCGGGGGACTGATCTTGATCAACAGTTCCCTTATTGATATCAAGGCTACCCGTAAAGATGTCCGGGTATATTATATACCGGCCAATGGACTGGCCGAAGAACTGGGAAACGCCAGGGTGGCCAACAACGTCATTCTGGGGGCACTGCTGGAATTGACGGGGGTAGTTTCCCTGGATGCGGTGGAAAAATCCCTGCGCGAGGTTTTGCCCGCCCATCGCCACAACCTGATTCCCCTCAACCGCCGGGCCCTGGAAACCGGTGCCGCCCTGGTTCGCCGTTCAGCCGCCGCCCGGGCAGGGTAA
- a CDS encoding M20/M25/M40 family metallo-hydrolase, with protein MINQDRILAEFLELVQVDSVSGRERALADLLAARLRGLGLDVYEDRAGAETGGEAGNLIATLPARGPERPLLLAAHMDTVEPGRGVRPVVENGVVRSAGDTILGGDDKAGIAAILEVLRVITEQQLAHGGLEVVFTIGEEIGLLGAKHLDHTRLRSSIGYVLDCDGPAGTIVVQAPTQDKIEAVIRGRAAHAGINPEDGINAIAVAAHAVARMSLGRIDDETTANIGVISGGKAINVVPDSCRLEGETRSLDGSKCRAQTAAMVEVLETTAAQFGARVEVTTRTLYHEFKLAESHPAVALARRAAENLGLVPRLVKTGGGSDANIFNSRGITCVNLGIAMQKVHTTEEFIRVEDLVTNARYLLEIIRVANGSNQ; from the coding sequence ATGATCAATCAGGATAGAATCCTGGCCGAATTTCTCGAGCTGGTACAGGTAGATAGCGTCAGCGGGCGGGAAAGGGCGCTGGCAGACCTGCTGGCGGCCCGCTTAAGGGGGCTGGGATTGGATGTATATGAGGACCGGGCCGGGGCCGAAACCGGGGGAGAAGCCGGCAACCTGATTGCCACCCTGCCGGCCCGGGGCCCGGAGCGCCCCCTTTTGCTGGCGGCCCACATGGATACGGTGGAACCGGGCCGGGGCGTTCGACCGGTGGTGGAGAACGGAGTTGTCCGTTCTGCCGGCGATACCATTTTAGGGGGCGACGACAAGGCCGGCATAGCAGCCATTCTGGAAGTGCTGCGGGTCATTACGGAACAACAGCTTGCGCACGGCGGGCTGGAAGTGGTCTTTACCATTGGGGAGGAAATTGGCCTTTTGGGGGCCAAACATCTGGACCACACCCGGTTGCGCTCTTCCATTGGTTACGTGCTGGACTGTGACGGGCCCGCCGGAACCATAGTGGTACAGGCCCCCACACAGGATAAAATAGAGGCGGTTATCCGGGGCCGGGCGGCCCATGCCGGGATCAATCCCGAGGATGGGATTAATGCCATTGCCGTGGCCGCCCATGCCGTAGCCCGTATGTCCCTGGGCCGTATTGATGACGAAACCACGGCCAACATCGGCGTTATCTCCGGTGGCAAGGCCATTAACGTTGTTCCCGATTCCTGCCGTCTCGAGGGGGAAACCAGGAGCCTTGACGGGAGTAAATGCCGTGCTCAAACGGCGGCCATGGTAGAGGTCCTTGAAACAACAGCCGCCCAATTTGGGGCCAGGGTGGAAGTGACAACCCGGACCCTCTACCACGAATTTAAACTGGCCGAATCCCATCCTGCCGTTGCACTGGCGCGAAGGGCGGCCGAAAACCTGGGCCTGGTCCCACGGCTGGTTAAAACCGGCGGAGGCAGTGATGCCAACATATTTAACTCCCGCGGCATTACCTGCGTCAACCTGGGAATTGCCATGCAAAAGGTTCATACCACTGAAGAATTTATTCGTGTAGAGGATCTGGTGACCAACGCCCGCTATCTCCTGGAAATTATCCGGGTGGCGAATGGTAGTAACCAGTAG